The bacterium genome includes a region encoding these proteins:
- a CDS encoding TonB family protein, which yields MKPLKPRSKNQSILFDDETLKISFKVDKNERVPIHNSDKLRLRVTVLAFNQIVDDSLLQKNELLYFGAHKKAAVKLPSDYISKKLDLLKLNTDGTITLKITPDASGYLEYGDQLTAVEDQVGIDKKNYKESTLPIGSKGFLVYDTVIIYFETVSQDETAIPFSWRQQIKDPYFVRWFAVSAAIHLALFILAYVMPKPDLEDKTEKIRKQYKKIVVQNKEMKKYQPAIVRSKKLRGNVGKEGSGAKAGGKEGRRGRGVKGRTGKKTNRVDVNKTGVLSFFSKNNNSVLNDLIGSGSNITESIDKLGSKNARHGLPGETTVREGKGIRGSASGGGNNTASIGQGLGTKGKGGGNKNMGGLSDFGTGKKNVAVSASIDDEEVYIQGNIPKDVIARIIRNHLGQIRSCYERQVIRQPKLRGKIVVRFVIGLQGRVTSTSIAETGMNNAAVEGCIQRVVRRMPFPKPGGGVVEVVYPFTFNLAT from the coding sequence ATGAAGCCATTAAAACCTAGAAGTAAAAATCAAAGCATCTTATTTGATGACGAAACCTTAAAAATTAGTTTTAAGGTGGATAAAAATGAACGTGTGCCCATACACAATTCTGACAAACTTCGCTTACGCGTAACTGTTTTAGCGTTTAATCAGATTGTTGATGACTCCTTGCTGCAAAAAAATGAGCTTCTGTATTTTGGTGCGCATAAAAAAGCTGCTGTAAAACTACCATCTGACTATATCAGTAAAAAACTAGATCTCTTAAAACTCAACACCGACGGAACCATTACCTTAAAGATCACGCCTGATGCCAGTGGTTATTTAGAATACGGCGATCAACTGACTGCAGTTGAAGATCAAGTTGGAATAGATAAAAAAAACTACAAAGAATCAACACTTCCCATTGGAAGTAAAGGCTTTCTTGTTTATGATACGGTCATTATTTATTTTGAAACCGTCTCGCAAGATGAAACGGCCATACCTTTTTCCTGGAGACAACAAATTAAGGACCCCTATTTTGTTCGATGGTTTGCAGTCTCAGCAGCTATTCACTTAGCATTATTTATTTTAGCTTATGTCATGCCAAAACCTGATCTGGAAGACAAGACTGAAAAAATACGTAAACAATACAAAAAAATTGTTGTTCAAAACAAAGAAATGAAAAAATACCAACCTGCCATAGTGCGTTCAAAAAAGCTGCGCGGCAATGTTGGCAAAGAAGGTAGCGGTGCAAAGGCTGGCGGCAAAGAAGGCCGCAGAGGCCGTGGAGTTAAAGGTAGAACCGGCAAAAAGACCAACCGTGTAGATGTTAACAAAACAGGTGTTTTAAGTTTCTTTAGTAAAAATAATAACTCTGTTTTAAATGATTTAATTGGCTCTGGCTCCAATATTACTGAGTCCATTGATAAGCTAGGCAGCAAAAACGCAAGACATGGTTTACCGGGTGAAACAACTGTAAGAGAAGGTAAAGGTATACGAGGATCAGCGTCTGGTGGAGGAAATAATACAGCCTCAATTGGCCAAGGTTTAGGAACTAAAGGTAAAGGTGGCGGAAATAAAAATATGGGAGGCCTTTCTGATTTTGGAACAGGTAAAAAAAATGTTGCCGTGTCTGCTAGTATCGATGATGAAGAAGTTTATATCCAAGGTAATATTCCCAAAGATGTCATTGCAAGAATTATTAGAAACCACCTAGGACAAATTCGATCTTGCTATGAAAGACAAGTTATTCGACAACCTAAGTTAAGAGGTAAAATTGTTGTTAGATTTGTTATTGGTTTACAGGGTCGAGTTACAAGCACCAGTATTGCTGAAACGGGCATGAATAACGCTGCTGTTGAGGGTTGCATTCAACGTGTGGTTAGAAGAATGCCCTTTCCAAAGCCTGGTGGCGGTGTCGTAGAAGTGGTCTACCCATTTACCTTTAATTTAGCAACTTAA
- a CDS encoding tetratricopeptide repeat protein: protein MSLTDLKKILVLCLVLNLISPVQPSFAVEKKAEQRTGQISNPIFKAFNIPDYKVDAALAAKIREELRLLNRLAKRKQPANQTAEVYFRMADLYWLYERSEYFKKMDEFERRYDLYLKKKIAKEPVEPKFSGERSFNLYKKIVKIAPNYDRLDEVLFLAGFHASEINSKDAVKYLKLLIKRFPKSKYATGAYMTLGDYYFNNRSFNKAINAYGVVLKSENQFKTSALYKISWCYYNKSNVNGALKVMQKVVKISKDKESEINLRREALKDLILFYSDLGLIEPARRYFVSIGEPEYARLVIEKLANIYFEKSEYNKAVNALKKLISLDPYHPDAPRHHSKIIESYEKSEQLQRAMREMQIFMPRYLPGSAWHRQNKGRSDSLDYAYNRSEVYARFLSKHHHEMAQKSETTNKVKAKNYTQLALKFYANYVKWFANHKNGYEMRFLYANLLFKNKIYDKSAEQYAAMLKAQKDGAKNQLALIGLIDSLSRLEEAYYATVEKTIKNKKSDTYASTPLSNYAKRLIAADSAYQKRYPKDERASKVYFQIAQLYYNYNQFDTAQKIFFDVIRRYPNSPAANASRHLILDIYNIQKDWDNLEKYASSYLRVKSFATPENKKLMLELIQGSIFQKAKGLEEKSKFIEAARKYESLANKYPESKFADKALYNAAIDYLNGNDSNAALKTSRRFLKDYSKSPLVPKMILALATHFDNKLDYQNASEQFEILATRFPKSELASAALYNAALYREHLKQYDQSLKNYKMYISRYPKSDDVHDAYFATGLIYEKMKDWKKASAVFYNFPKRYPKHKEKFAEASYRRGFAQKNLGNLNARNASYNEAVKHAKRYKSGVSYAAKAQFELTQDKFDAFNAIKFRMPQRALASSIERKAKLLKELKDDYFSIIDLGDAEVGVKSLYHVGLIYQNFSLALFNAPIPNGLSMEQEQMYQEELQNRALPIEQKAIEAYEKAITKAFELNVYNDWTVKAYDNLTQYKPDKYPQRQGESYIQWFINEPLIAFNSKAGLLKPETKSVVTDRSEFLVPDQAKTSSAESLSSQIRKSEAAINANPRAVSAYTRLADIYRLLDLHRKAKQAYENASLIRPSDRSILLNLAYSSLASNDKNALRLFAEVARKNKNNWTIANNLITAQRKLGNKDKALVNIQGIMSKNKTNVYAINNLGLLYYETGKSELAELTFQKAKKYNPKNAETFNNLGMVYLKMGFYNSAIKEFNSAINLDKNLIEPVINLGNIYLEHANFDDAIKMYQKALKIEALNQSAKLNLGVALIAKNQIEEANKHFTEISMVNPNFAENAFNLGLINHLKLKNKQAAIRNYKRFINLKGKTIPKTHPVYNMLRQAQSMKQPKPKVLGGEK from the coding sequence TTGAGCTTAACAGATTTAAAAAAAATACTCGTTCTTTGCCTAGTCCTTAATTTAATCAGCCCAGTTCAACCGTCTTTTGCAGTTGAAAAAAAAGCTGAACAAAGAACTGGACAAATATCCAACCCTATTTTTAAGGCATTTAATATTCCAGACTATAAGGTTGACGCCGCATTGGCAGCAAAAATTCGTGAAGAGTTGCGCCTATTAAATAGACTTGCAAAACGTAAGCAACCAGCCAATCAGACAGCTGAAGTCTATTTTAGAATGGCTGATTTGTATTGGTTGTATGAACGCTCAGAATACTTTAAAAAAATGGATGAGTTTGAGCGAAGATATGATCTCTATTTAAAAAAGAAAATTGCCAAGGAACCTGTTGAGCCGAAGTTTTCTGGTGAACGATCGTTTAACCTTTATAAAAAAATTGTTAAAATTGCGCCAAACTATGACCGCTTAGATGAAGTTCTGTTTTTGGCAGGTTTTCATGCCAGTGAAATCAACTCAAAAGACGCGGTCAAGTACCTTAAACTGTTAATTAAGCGCTTTCCAAAAAGTAAATATGCTACCGGTGCTTATATGACTCTTGGCGATTATTATTTCAATAACCGGTCATTTAATAAAGCCATCAATGCTTACGGTGTTGTTTTAAAATCAGAAAATCAATTTAAAACCAGTGCTCTGTATAAGATATCTTGGTGCTACTACAATAAAAGCAACGTTAATGGCGCCCTTAAAGTCATGCAGAAAGTAGTTAAAATTTCTAAAGACAAAGAAAGTGAGATCAACTTACGTAGAGAGGCGCTTAAAGATCTTATACTCTTTTACTCAGATCTGGGTCTGATTGAACCGGCCCGACGCTATTTTGTATCCATCGGTGAACCTGAGTATGCTCGTTTGGTTATTGAAAAATTAGCCAATATCTACTTTGAAAAATCTGAGTACAACAAAGCGGTTAATGCCTTAAAGAAACTCATTTCTTTAGACCCTTATCACCCTGATGCCCCCAGACATCACTCAAAAATTATTGAATCTTATGAAAAAAGTGAGCAGCTCCAGCGCGCCATGCGTGAAATGCAAATCTTCATGCCAAGATATTTGCCTGGATCTGCCTGGCATAGACAAAACAAAGGTCGCAGCGATTCTTTAGACTATGCCTATAACCGCTCTGAAGTTTATGCACGGTTCTTATCAAAGCATCATCATGAAATGGCACAAAAAAGTGAGACCACTAATAAGGTCAAAGCAAAAAACTATACGCAACTTGCTCTGAAGTTTTATGCCAATTATGTAAAATGGTTTGCTAACCATAAAAATGGCTATGAAATGCGTTTTTTATACGCAAATCTCTTATTTAAAAATAAAATTTATGACAAGTCCGCTGAGCAGTACGCGGCTATGCTTAAAGCACAAAAAGATGGTGCAAAAAACCAACTTGCCTTGATTGGTTTAATCGATTCACTAAGCCGTCTAGAAGAAGCCTATTATGCGACGGTTGAAAAAACAATCAAAAATAAAAAAAGTGATACCTATGCTAGTACACCGCTTTCAAACTATGCAAAAAGGCTAATTGCTGCTGATTCGGCTTATCAAAAACGTTATCCCAAAGATGAACGAGCTTCAAAAGTCTATTTTCAAATTGCCCAACTTTATTACAACTATAATCAATTTGATACAGCTCAAAAAATATTCTTTGATGTCATTAGGCGTTATCCAAACTCTCCCGCTGCCAATGCCTCAAGACACCTGATTTTAGATATTTACAATATTCAAAAAGACTGGGACAACCTTGAAAAATATGCTTCAAGTTATCTGCGTGTAAAAAGCTTTGCCACCCCAGAAAATAAAAAGCTCATGCTTGAGCTAATTCAAGGGTCTATTTTCCAAAAAGCCAAAGGCTTGGAAGAAAAAAGCAAATTTATTGAAGCCGCAAGAAAATATGAAAGCTTAGCCAACAAATACCCTGAATCAAAATTTGCTGACAAAGCCTTGTACAACGCAGCAATTGATTATTTGAACGGTAATGATTCTAATGCTGCCCTTAAGACATCCAGACGTTTTTTAAAAGACTATTCAAAGTCTCCCTTGGTGCCTAAAATGATTTTGGCCTTGGCAACCCACTTTGACAATAAACTGGACTATCAAAATGCTTCAGAACAGTTTGAAATCTTGGCCACACGCTTTCCAAAATCTGAACTTGCTTCAGCAGCTTTGTACAATGCTGCATTGTACAGAGAACACTTAAAGCAATACGATCAGTCCTTAAAAAATTACAAGATGTACATCAGTCGCTATCCAAAATCTGATGACGTTCATGATGCCTACTTTGCAACTGGACTCATTTATGAAAAAATGAAAGACTGGAAAAAAGCCAGCGCTGTTTTTTATAATTTTCCGAAACGATACCCAAAACACAAAGAAAAGTTTGCCGAAGCCTCTTATAGACGTGGCTTTGCCCAGAAAAACCTTGGTAACCTCAATGCTAGAAACGCCTCATACAATGAAGCTGTCAAGCACGCAAAGCGCTATAAATCGGGTGTATCTTACGCAGCCAAGGCGCAATTTGAGCTTACTCAGGATAAATTTGATGCCTTCAATGCCATAAAGTTTAGAATGCCTCAAAGAGCTCTTGCTTCTTCGATTGAAAGAAAAGCTAAGCTTTTAAAAGAACTTAAAGATGATTACTTTTCTATCATTGATCTTGGAGATGCTGAAGTTGGTGTAAAATCTCTATACCATGTTGGTCTTATTTACCAAAACTTCAGTTTGGCCTTGTTCAACGCCCCAATTCCTAATGGATTGAGCATGGAACAAGAGCAAATGTATCAAGAGGAACTACAGAATAGAGCCTTACCTATTGAGCAAAAGGCAATTGAAGCCTATGAAAAAGCAATAACTAAAGCCTTTGAGCTTAATGTTTACAATGACTGGACTGTTAAAGCATATGATAACCTAACGCAATACAAACCGGATAAATATCCTCAGCGTCAAGGTGAATCTTATATCCAATGGTTTATCAATGAACCGCTTATTGCCTTTAATTCAAAAGCGGGGCTATTGAAGCCAGAAACAAAAAGTGTTGTGACTGATCGATCTGAGTTTCTGGTCCCTGACCAAGCAAAAACTTCTTCAGCAGAATCTTTATCTTCTCAGATCAGAAAAAGTGAAGCCGCCATCAATGCAAACCCAAGAGCAGTGTCTGCATACACACGCTTAGCTGATATATACCGCTTACTTGACTTGCACAGAAAAGCAAAACAAGCATATGAGAATGCTTCTTTGATTCGTCCTTCAGATAGATCAATTTTGTTGAACTTGGCTTATTCATCCCTGGCCAGCAATGATAAAAATGCTTTACGTCTGTTTGCTGAAGTTGCGCGTAAAAATAAAAACAACTGGACCATAGCCAACAACCTCATTACTGCTCAAAGAAAGCTTGGCAACAAGGATAAAGCTTTGGTTAACATTCAAGGCATTATGTCAAAGAATAAAACCAATGTTTATGCCATCAATAACTTAGGCTTACTCTACTATGAGACTGGGAAAAGTGAGCTTGCTGAACTAACCTTTCAAAAAGCAAAAAAATACAACCCTAAAAATGCTGAAACATTCAATAACCTAGGTATGGTTTATTTAAAGATGGGGTTTTATAACAGTGCTATTAAAGAGTTTAACTCAGCCATTAATTTGGATAAAAATTTAATTGAGCCCGTGATTAATCTTGGCAATATTTACCTTGAGCATGCAAACTTTGATGATGCTATAAAAATGTATCAAAAGGCACTGAAAATTGAGGCTTTAAATCAAAGTGCTAAACTTAATCTTGGTGTTGCTTTAATTGCAAAAAACCAAATTGAGGAAGCCAACAAACATTTTACAGAAATCAGCATGGTTAACCCCAATTTTGCAGAAAATGCTTTTAATTTAGGTTTAATTAATCATTTAAAGCTTAAAAACAAACAGGCTGCCATAAGAAACTATAAGCGTTTTATTAATTTAAAAGGAAAAACTATCCCAAAAACGCATCCAGTGTATAATATGCTTAGGCAGGCACAATCCATGAAACAACCTAAACCAAAAGTTTTAGGAGGAGAAAAGTAA
- a CDS encoding outer membrane beta-barrel domain-containing protein, with protein MNIKVTFTGILLAALFAAPNLAVSQTKNKNTNTSIGSYRKEGIDVVQRRVFRKKGRAEIGFDLGINADNQFLFYEFVQIRPTFHIKEGFAIEASYSRVFHQERAIIDDLQNVPCPPNLIVTDLMMNPVSTCGVDLDPAPDPAKNIYFANLIFSPIYGKFAIFSKKIYHFDWYFLAGAGMFDNERSQRFGINVGTGLKIFLNQSTALKLDFRNFTVREGAPFNQIANNRVYSIGLSFFLPSTPKD; from the coding sequence ATGAATATAAAAGTAACGTTCACTGGTATTTTGCTTGCAGCACTTTTTGCAGCACCAAATCTCGCTGTTTCACAAACTAAAAATAAAAACACCAATACTTCCATAGGTTCTTACAGAAAAGAAGGTATCGATGTTGTTCAAAGACGTGTTTTTAGAAAAAAAGGACGCGCAGAAATAGGTTTTGACCTTGGTATCAATGCTGACAACCAATTTTTGTTCTACGAGTTTGTGCAAATCAGACCTACTTTCCATATTAAAGAAGGTTTTGCCATTGAAGCATCTTATTCAAGAGTTTTTCACCAAGAACGTGCCATTATTGATGACTTACAAAATGTCCCCTGCCCTCCAAACTTGATCGTCACTGACTTGATGATGAACCCCGTATCAACCTGCGGTGTTGATCTTGACCCTGCTCCCGATCCAGCCAAAAACATTTATTTTGCTAACCTTATTTTTTCTCCAATTTATGGTAAGTTCGCTATATTCTCAAAAAAAATCTACCATTTTGACTGGTACTTTCTTGCCGGTGCCGGTATGTTTGACAATGAGCGATCTCAACGCTTCGGAATCAATGTGGGTACGGGTTTAAAAATATTTTTAAACCAATCTACAGCTTTAAAGCTTGATTTTAGAAACTTCACAGTACGTGAAGGAGCGCCATTCAATCAGATCGCAAATAACAGAGTTTATTCCATTGGTTTGTCATTCTTTTTACCTTCAACCCCAAAGGACTAA
- the tilS gene encoding tRNA lysidine(34) synthetase TilS, whose amino-acid sequence MLNKTKHNTVKRSTAHSQLFRQTKAFLKTHKILNKSKVVAISGGVDSVVLFFMMAEISKQEDLGLPLPVYISHQQRDKKEESKDIEVIEKLLARYELELCIKPLKVKKSILSEEQLRYLRYDALLEYAQEKKCECIVSGHHEDDQIENFFIRLFSGAHFQGLSGMAEKSREYFYKPFLNVPKKTLLSVAKDNDLLFNLDSSNDDTGFTRNHIRNILLPFLSSHYGNQYKTNILRFAQDAKDIVNHLKSDVDDMLRVSKIEEGCFLRKPLLVFSDLQLKFFFRFIFDEKSDQLNADQLSAMVHLLRKGEGYYSLTNKAIYKVQEDKISVQYRT is encoded by the coding sequence ATGCTTAATAAAACAAAACACAATACTGTAAAGCGTTCAACGGCGCACTCACAGCTTTTTCGTCAAACCAAAGCGTTTTTAAAGACGCATAAAATTTTAAATAAAAGTAAGGTTGTTGCTATTTCTGGTGGTGTAGATTCAGTCGTCTTATTTTTTATGATGGCTGAAATATCAAAGCAAGAAGACTTAGGTCTACCGCTACCTGTGTATATATCCCATCAACAAAGAGATAAAAAGGAAGAAAGTAAAGATATAGAAGTCATAGAAAAATTACTCGCACGCTATGAACTTGAACTTTGTATCAAGCCTTTAAAAGTGAAGAAGAGCATACTGTCTGAAGAGCAGTTAAGATACTTGCGTTATGATGCACTGCTTGAGTATGCGCAAGAAAAAAAATGTGAGTGTATAGTTAGTGGCCACCATGAAGATGATCAAATTGAAAATTTTTTTATTCGACTTTTTTCTGGGGCACATTTTCAAGGTTTGTCAGGGATGGCTGAAAAGTCTAGAGAATACTTCTATAAACCTTTTTTAAATGTACCAAAAAAAACTTTGCTTAGTGTGGCAAAAGATAATGACTTGTTGTTTAATCTTGACTCTAGTAATGATGATACAGGTTTTACAAGAAATCACATCAGAAATATTTTGCTCCCATTCTTAAGTTCACACTATGGCAACCAATACAAAACCAATATTTTAAGGTTTGCTCAAGATGCAAAGGATATTGTAAATCACCTAAAGTCAGATGTTGATGACATGCTTCGAGTTAGTAAAATAGAAGAGGGATGTTTTTTAAGAAAACCTTTGTTGGTTTTTTCAGATTTGCAATTAAAGTTTTTTTTTAGATTTATCTTTGATGAAAAAAGCGATCAACTTAATGCTGATCAACTCAGCGCAATGGTTCACTTGTTACGTAAAGGTGAGGGCTATTACAGCTTGACCAACAAAGCTATCTATAAAGTCCAAGAAGATAAAATATCAGTTCAATACAGAACTTGA
- the ftsH gene encoding ATP-dependent zinc metalloprotease FtsH encodes MKSNRVFLWLLLAVLFFLVFQSFENFSQEKPLELSYSDFRKSVRAGHVKSIEVGQERLKGQFFSKKENESISSEIDEKIFTSNWFGEADELVQFLEENAVEDIKLESFSRQGFLRNILLWTVPFIFGFILLLFLLRQVQSGNGKAMSFGKSKIRIADPKKTRVTFADVAGVEEAKEELEEVIDFLKSPKKYTVLGAKIPKGVMLVGAPGTGKTLLAKAVAGEAHVPFLTISGSDFVEMFVGVGASRVRDLFEQAKKSAPCIVFVDEIDAVGRKRGAGLGGGHDEREQTLNQLLVEMDGFEDNNGIIMMAATNRPDVLDSALLRPGRFDRQVIVSRPDLKGREGILRVHTKNTPLNEDVDLNTLARATSGFTGADIHNLVNEAALMAAKQGLKTITMDCFEEAKDKVILGKERKTTIMNEHDKKLTSYHEAGHALVAKLLPDTDPVHKVTIIPRGMALGVTHQMPTEDRYTLSQNQAESSIAILMGGRLAEEIVFKMKCNGASNDIEKATELARRMVCEWGMSSILGPIAFGQNDQEIFLAKEVGHQSNYSEKTAQQVDAEIKKIIDRNYKKAKDLLQKNRKTLDKIALTLLEKETLSGKDLDVLMAGQELSKA; translated from the coding sequence TTGAAGTCAAATCGAGTTTTTTTATGGTTATTGTTGGCAGTATTGTTTTTTTTGGTTTTTCAATCTTTTGAAAACTTTTCGCAGGAAAAACCTTTGGAGTTGTCATACAGTGACTTTAGAAAAAGTGTTAGAGCGGGACATGTTAAAAGTATTGAAGTTGGTCAGGAAAGATTAAAAGGTCAGTTTTTTTCTAAAAAAGAAAATGAGAGTATCTCTTCTGAAATAGATGAAAAAATATTTACAAGCAACTGGTTTGGTGAGGCAGATGAGCTGGTACAGTTTCTTGAAGAAAATGCTGTTGAAGATATAAAATTAGAATCTTTTAGCAGGCAGGGGTTTTTAAGGAATATTCTGCTCTGGACAGTGCCCTTTATTTTTGGATTTATTTTATTGTTGTTTTTATTGCGGCAAGTTCAGTCTGGTAATGGCAAAGCCATGAGCTTTGGTAAATCTAAGATAAGAATTGCTGACCCTAAAAAAACGAGAGTGACCTTTGCAGATGTTGCTGGGGTTGAAGAAGCAAAAGAAGAACTTGAAGAGGTTATCGACTTTTTAAAATCACCTAAAAAATATACGGTGCTTGGCGCTAAAATACCAAAAGGGGTCATGTTGGTAGGAGCCCCAGGAACAGGTAAAACACTGTTGGCTAAAGCAGTTGCGGGTGAGGCGCATGTTCCTTTTTTAACAATATCTGGTTCTGATTTTGTGGAGATGTTTGTTGGTGTTGGTGCTTCTCGCGTACGTGACTTATTTGAACAAGCCAAAAAATCAGCACCGTGTATTGTGTTTGTTGATGAAATCGATGCTGTAGGAAGAAAACGAGGAGCTGGTTTAGGTGGCGGTCATGATGAGAGAGAGCAAACTTTAAATCAACTGTTAGTGGAAATGGATGGTTTTGAAGACAACAATGGCATAATCATGATGGCGGCAACCAACCGTCCAGATGTATTAGACTCTGCCTTGTTAAGACCAGGGCGTTTTGATCGACAAGTTATTGTATCTAGACCTGACTTGAAGGGTAGAGAGGGAATATTAAGAGTTCATACCAAAAACACACCTTTAAATGAAGACGTTGATCTTAACACCTTAGCAAGAGCAACATCAGGTTTTACAGGTGCAGACATACATAATCTTGTAAATGAAGCGGCTTTGATGGCCGCTAAACAAGGCTTGAAAACAATTACTATGGATTGTTTTGAAGAAGCCAAAGATAAAGTTATTTTGGGCAAGGAAAGAAAAACAACAATCATGAATGAACATGATAAAAAACTGACTTCATACCATGAAGCTGGGCATGCTTTGGTCGCTAAGCTTTTGCCAGACACAGACCCCGTTCATAAAGTGACCATTATTCCCAGGGGTATGGCTCTAGGGGTAACCCATCAAATGCCAACTGAAGATCGCTATACTTTAAGTCAAAATCAAGCTGAGTCTAGTATAGCCATATTAATGGGAGGACGTTTGGCAGAAGAGATTGTTTTTAAAATGAAGTGTAACGGCGCATCCAATGACATTGAAAAAGCAACCGAACTAGCAAGAAGAATGGTTTGTGAATGGGGAATGAGCAGCATTTTAGGACCCATTGCTTTTGGTCAAAATGATCAAGAAATTTTTCTAGCCAAAGAAGTTGGGCATCAATCCAACTACAGTGAGAAAACGGCTCAGCAAGTTGATGCTGAAATTAAAAAAATCATTGATAGAAACTATAAAAAAGCAAAAGATTTGCTGCAAAAAAACAGAAAAACTTTAGATAAAATTGCTTTGACTTTACTTGAAAAAGAAACTTTATCAGGAAAAGATTTGGATGTTTTGATGGCAGGACAGGAACTGTCTAAGGCTTAA
- the cdaA gene encoding diadenylate cyclase CdaA: protein MIEMLQSIVDYFTSHSIIDLIDIIAVSLIVFAFLRFIKGTRAIYMLIGLSFALLVFWLSLVFNLQTLNWILSHLLSSLVFILIILFQAEIRRMLTRVGRAPVFSFLDTANESRAIEELVKACTSLANRKIGALIVIQKEADVMEYIDVGVKLDALVSKELISSIFLPSSPIHDGAIVVKQDQILAAGCFLPLLMSSKINKNLGTRHRAAVGITEETDALVIVVSEEKGWISIAKEGQLLSGIEATKLKELLAQNMLFGAKA from the coding sequence ATGATAGAAATGCTGCAATCCATTGTAGATTATTTTACCTCTCATTCAATTATTGATTTAATCGATATCATTGCCGTATCGCTGATTGTTTTTGCTTTTTTACGTTTTATTAAAGGAACAAGAGCAATATACATGCTGATAGGCTTAAGCTTTGCCTTATTGGTTTTTTGGTTGTCTTTGGTGTTTAATTTGCAGACCCTGAATTGGATTTTATCGCATTTACTCAGTAGCTTAGTGTTTATATTGATTATATTATTTCAAGCCGAAATTAGAAGAATGCTAACACGCGTGGGTAGAGCCCCAGTGTTTTCATTTCTTGATACAGCCAATGAATCAAGAGCCATTGAAGAGTTGGTTAAAGCGTGTACATCTTTGGCCAATAGAAAGATAGGTGCATTGATTGTTATTCAAAAAGAAGCAGATGTCATGGAGTATATTGATGTGGGAGTCAAGCTCGATGCACTGGTTTCAAAAGAGTTAATCTCAAGTATCTTTTTACCCTCATCGCCTATTCATGATGGAGCAATCGTTGTTAAGCAAGATCAAATTTTAGCTGCCGGGTGTTTTTTACCCTTATTGATGTCAAGCAAGATCAACAAGAATCTTGGTACACGTCATAGAGCTGCTGTTGGTATTACAGAAGAAACCGATGCATTGGTGATTGTTGTTTCTGAAGAGAAAGGGTGGATTTCAATAGCTAAAGAAGGCCAACTCTTAAGTGGTATAGAAGCAACTAAACTAAAAGAGCTCTTAGCTCAGAATATGCTTTTTGGAGCAAAAGCATGA
- a CDS encoding CdaR family protein, with protein MKKNSRFLMQLMASKADLALKLLSVFIALVLWTYVKSEQKQQRSLDVELELVNVPEHLMLEREIDAQIKVRVLGPKSRVENMNQEYLGTLPLDLSQSHIGLNTFWIQEDDFKLPYGIKIDRIMPQIIRIDLDKAITKTLPVLPKFVGKLPEGFEMTSYDLDPEAVTVKGTQRSMQSLKKLYTTDIDLNSMRSYYEQEVPIDTSTLNVKLQADSALLRVNIKENMVSKVLKKVVVQHDREQYRVNPKYVNITVEGMAGDMLSLDQKNINVEIEALPNLFKPAVNLVPTVTGLPKNVAYTISPDKVRVQKIKK; from the coding sequence ATGAAGAAGAATAGTAGGTTTTTAATGCAGTTGATGGCCTCTAAAGCGGACCTTGCACTTAAGCTGCTCTCCGTTTTTATTGCTTTGGTGTTGTGGACTTACGTTAAAAGTGAGCAAAAACAACAGCGTAGTTTAGATGTTGAGCTTGAGCTGGTCAATGTGCCAGAACATCTTATGTTGGAAAGAGAGATCGATGCCCAAATCAAAGTTAGGGTTTTGGGACCAAAAAGTAGAGTAGAGAATATGAATCAAGAGTACTTAGGTACCTTGCCTCTTGATCTCAGTCAGAGCCATATTGGGTTGAATACTTTTTGGATACAAGAAGATGATTTTAAGCTGCCCTATGGGATAAAAATAGATCGTATCATGCCTCAAATTATTCGTATTGACTTAGACAAGGCCATCACTAAAACCCTTCCGGTTTTACCTAAATTTGTTGGTAAATTACCTGAAGGCTTTGAAATGACTTCATATGATCTTGATCCAGAAGCGGTAACCGTTAAAGGAACCCAAAGGAGCATGCAGTCTCTAAAAAAACTATATACTACGGATATCGACTTGAATAGCATGCGTTCTTATTATGAACAAGAAGTTCCCATAGATACCAGTACGCTTAATGTTAAATTGCAAGCTGACTCAGCTTTGCTGCGGGTAAATATTAAAGAGAACATGGTCAGCAAAGTGTTGAAGAAAGTTGTTGTTCAGCATGATCGTGAGCAGTATCGGGTTAATCCCAAGTATGTCAATATTACCGTAGAGGGTATGGCCGGAGATATGCTGTCACTCGATCAAAAAAACATTAATGTAGAAATAGAAGCCTTACCCAATTTGTTTAAACCTGCCGTTAACCTTGTACCCACTGTAACTGGGTTACCTAAAAATGTTGCGTATACAATTTCTCCGGATAAAGTCAGAGTGCAAAAAATTAAGAAGTAG